The sequence AGGGAGACGATGTCGCCGCCGAGGTCGAGGCGGTCTACTCCTGGACGGAGGAGTTCATCGATCGCTGGCGGCTGCCGGGGGACGATCAGGTCTCGGCCGCGGACGCGAAGTTCATCCAGGATTTCGGCTACATCCGCCAGACGGCGGCGACCATTGAGGGTCTGCTCGAAAAAACAGGCGCCACGCGCGAGGACATCGGCAAGGTGCTCCTCTACGCGCCCGATGCCCGCACCCACGCCGCCATCGCCCGGAAGCTCGGCTTCCCGGCGGCGTCCTATCCCGAGGCGCCGCTCGTCGCAAGGCTCGGTGACGCGGGCGCGGCGGCGCCCCTGCTCGCGCTGGTCGAGGCACTGCAAAACGCCTCGCCCGGCGAGCACATCATCGTCGCGGGGCACGGCAGCGGGGGCGACGCCCTTCTCCTGCGCGCCACCGAGAAGGTGGGCGAACTGAAGAAAAGACGAGGCGTCGAATGGTCGGTGAAGCAGGCGCGCCCCATCTCGGACTACGGCACCTACCTGCGCGGGCGGAATCTCGTGCCGGGCGAGCCCTTCGCCCCCTTCAGCTCCCCCTCCATTCTCTGGAAGGAGAGCCGCGTCAACATGCGCCTTCTCGCGGGCAAGTGCCAGAACTGCGGCGAGCTGCAGTTCCCCCGCCAGCGCATCTGCCTCGGCTGCAGCGCCCACGATCAGTGGGAGGATTTCAAGTTCGGGAAGAGCGGCAAGGTCTACACTTTCGTGCACGATCACCTCGTCCCCTCGCCCGAGGGCTACGTCTCGATGGCGACGGTGGACATCGCGGGCGGGGGCCGCTTTTACGCCCAGATGACCGATTGCAGCCGCGATCAGGTAAAAATCGGCCTCGATGTGGAGTTCACCTTCCGGCTTCTCCACAAGGGCGAGGGATACTATAATTATTTCTGGAAGTTCCGCCCCGCGGCGGATTGAGGGAACAAGGCGCCGGGCACCGTCCGGCTTTTTTCACCCAAGGAGAGAGAGATGAGCCAGGGCATCGCCGGGAAAGTCGCCATCATCGGCGTCGGCACCACGAAGTTCGGAGAGCTCTTCGAGCAGACCTACAACGACCTCGTGGTCGAAGCCACACTGGAGGCCTATGACGACGCCGGCATCACGGGCAACGACATCGAGGCGGCCTGGCTCGGCTGCTACTTTCCCCTCGGCTGGGGCTACGACGGAACGGGCGGGCCCTCCCTCGCGGAAGCCCTGAACATCTATCCCAAGCCCGTCTCCCGGGTGTCGAACTACTGCACCACCGGAATGGAGGCCGTCCGCGGGGCGGCGCTGGCGGTGGCGAGCGGCATGTACGACGTGGTGCTCGCCGTCGGTGCCGAGAAGATGCGCGAGGTGCCCCCGCGCGGCTCCCTCGTCGCCGCCTCGGTCGAAAAACTCCACCCCCTCTACGGCAAGGGCCGCACGGCGCCGGGGAGCTTTGCCATCCTCGCCACGCGCTACTTCGAGGAGTACGGCGCCGGCAAGGAAGATCTCGCCGAGGTCGCCGTCAAGAACCACTATCACGGCAGCCTGAATCCCAAGGCCCACTTCCAGAAGGAGATCACGAAGGAGCAGGTGCTGAGCGCCCCTTTCGTGACCGAGCCGCTCGGGCTCTACGACTGCTGCCCGACGACCGACGGCGCGGCCGCCGTCATCCTCTGCCGGGCCGACCTGGCCGAGTCGCGCTTCGGGAAGAAGGACTACGTCCTCATCGACGGGATGGGCCTTTCCTGCGCGAACGGCTACATCACCACCCAGTTCAACCCGCGCTTCGACTTCCTCGGCTTCGAGGCCACCCGCGAAGCGGCGAGGCAGGCCTACGATCAGGCGGGCGTCACGAACCCCCTCGAGGAGATCGATGTCGCCGAGGTGCACGACTGCTTCACCATCACCGAAATTCTCAACTACGAAGACCTCGGCTTCGCGAAAAAGGGCGAGGGTCCCGATTTCGTCAAGAGCGGGGCGAGCCGGCTCGGCGGCGAGCTGCCGGTCAACACCTCGGGCGGCCTCAAGAGCTGCGGCCATCCCATCGGGGCGACCGGGGCGCGCGTCATCGCCAATTTGACCGAACAGCTCCTCGGCCGCTCCGAAAAACGCCAGGTCCCCGGCGCCAAGCGCGCCCTCGGCCACACCCTCGGGGGCCCCGGCGCGGTATCGTGTGTGTTCGTTCTGAGCAAAAACTAGGACGCGCGCTGGGGTGATGGCCTCGCACCAGTCATGCAAGGATAAAAGACTGTGTCCACTGTAGATCCTGCTCGTGTCAATTCTTTCCTGAAAACCGTTGACAGCGAGCTCGTCCCGCAAATAGAAGCGAGCGGCGACCGACTAACACGCAACAACAGGCTCCTGAACAAATACAGATCAGAGCGCGATGCTTGGCACAATAGACGTGTATCGCACGTTCGCGGGATTACGGAGGCAGTGAACGAACTCTGCTTCGCTGATCTCATTCTAAAGGACAAAAAGGTCGAGGCTGCTGAATATGAACCCCCTATCAGGGGCACGAACCGGACCATCGACTTTCTGGTCCTGCCTGCCGGTTCAGACGGTCGAATATACTATGACATAAAAACCGTACATCCCGAGGAAGAAGATGGGTGGGAGCGGTACGAAAGAGCGAAAACC is a genomic window of bacterium containing:
- a CDS encoding acetyl-CoA acetyltransferase, which produces MSQGIAGKVAIIGVGTTKFGELFEQTYNDLVVEATLEAYDDAGITGNDIEAAWLGCYFPLGWGYDGTGGPSLAEALNIYPKPVSRVSNYCTTGMEAVRGAALAVASGMYDVVLAVGAEKMREVPPRGSLVAASVEKLHPLYGKGRTAPGSFAILATRYFEEYGAGKEDLAEVAVKNHYHGSLNPKAHFQKEITKEQVLSAPFVTEPLGLYDCCPTTDGAAAVILCRADLAESRFGKKDYVLIDGMGLSCANGYITTQFNPRFDFLGFEATREAARQAYDQAGVTNPLEEIDVAEVHDCFTITEILNYEDLGFAKKGEGPDFVKSGASRLGGELPVNTSGGLKSCGHPIGATGARVIANLTEQLLGRSEKRQVPGAKRALGHTLGGPGAVSCVFVLSKN
- a CDS encoding zinc ribbon domain-containing protein, giving the protein GDDVAAEVEAVYSWTEEFIDRWRLPGDDQVSAADAKFIQDFGYIRQTAATIEGLLEKTGATREDIGKVLLYAPDARTHAAIARKLGFPAASYPEAPLVARLGDAGAAAPLLALVEALQNASPGEHIIVAGHGSGGDALLLRATEKVGELKKRRGVEWSVKQARPISDYGTYLRGRNLVPGEPFAPFSSPSILWKESRVNMRLLAGKCQNCGELQFPRQRICLGCSAHDQWEDFKFGKSGKVYTFVHDHLVPSPEGYVSMATVDIAGGGRFYAQMTDCSRDQVKIGLDVEFTFRLLHKGEGYYNYFWKFRPAAD